Part of the Deinococcus reticulitermitis genome is shown below.
GGTCGGTCCCGCCGTGACCTTTTTCAGCGTGGAGTGGATCGCGCAGGGCACCCGCGCCCGCGAGCAGGCCGAGCGCGAACTGCGCGAGCTCTACGGGGAACTCAGCACCTCGAACGGTCAGCTCCGCGCGGTGCAGGCGCTGATGCGTGACCTTGCCGAGGCGAGCGACCTCGCTGAACTCGTGGAAGTCGCGGCGCGCGGCGCGGTGCGGGTCACGGGAGCGACCCACTCGACCCTCACCGTGCCGGGCGGCCTGAGTGCCTCGGCGCGCGGGGAAACGCTGCTTGCCGCCCCGAGCGCCGACCTGAGTGCCCTCAAGGTGCCGGTGCCGGGCGGCGGCGCCCTGGCGCTGCATTTCGCTGCCCCGCCGAGCGACGAGACGCAGGCCCTCGCCCAGGCCCTCGCCGCCGAGATCGCCAACGGGGTGGAGGCGGCGCGGCAGCGGACCCTCGACCTCGTGACGCTGTTCAGCGTGGACCAGTCGATCCGCGCCGAGCGCAACATGCGCCGGCTGCTCTCGCGCATCACCCGCAATATGGCCGAGCGCCTACGGGCCGACGCCCGCGCCGCCTACCTCAGCGATCAGGACGGCGTGCTGCGGCTCGAATACGCGCAGGACTTCGCGGGCCGCGAGGAAACCGGCGGCAGCCCCGCCCCCGCCTTCGCCGGGCGGGTGGCCGAATCGGGCAAGCCGCTGCTCGCCACTGGGGAAGAGGCGCGCGGCGTCTTTCCGCAGGCGGCGAGCGTGCTTGGGCTCCCGATGCGCGACGAGTCGGGCTCGGTCGGGGTACTCGTGATCGGTGACGCGCGGCCCGACGCCTTCGAGGGCGCCCCGGTGCCGCTGCTCGCCTTCATGGCGGGGCAGGCGACCCTGGCCGTGCGTAACGCCCGCGCCTACCTCTACTCGGAAGAACTCGCGATCAGCGACGAGCGCGCGCGCATCGCCCGCGAGATCCACGACGGGGTGGCGCAGTCGCTGGCGTTTGCTGCCCTCAAACTCGACCTCGTGACCCGGCAACTGCGCGCCGACCCCGACCGGGCCGAGGCCGAAGTGCGGGACGCCTCGGCGCTGCTGCGTGAGCAGATCCGCGAGGTCCGGCGCTCGATCTTCGCGCTGCGCCCGGTCGATCTGGAGCGCTACGGCCTTCAGGAGACGATTCGGCGCTACGTGGCCGATTTCGGCGAGCAAAACGGCGTCAGGACCACCCTCGACCTCAGCGGCAGCATTCATCTCTCGCCGGGCGACGAGGCGGCGCTGTTCCGGATCCTGCAAGAGAGCCTGAACAACGTCGCCAAGCACGCCCGCGCCCGCGAGGTAGGGGTCACGCTACGCGGCACCGAGCTGCCGGGTCCCGCCACCGGGCGCGTCACCCTGCGCGTGCAGGACGACGGCGTGGGCTTTGACCCGGAGGCCGTTTCGGGCCGGGTGAGCAGCGCGGGCGGCCTGGGCCTCACCCAGATGCGCGAGCGCCTCGAAGCGCGCGGCGGCGGCTACCGCCTCTTCTCGGCGCCGGGGCAGGGCACGGTGGTGGAAGCGGAGTTGCCCCAGCTCTAGGGTCGTGTCTGGCTCAGCCGTCTGAGGAGGTCTGGACTTTCCGCACGCGCACCGCCTCGCCCAGCAGCCGCCGCGCCACCTCGCGTTTGCTCAGGCGCGGCCAGTCCTCAAACGAGCCGTCCGGACGCACGAGGGTAACCTGATTGTCGTCGCCCCCGAAGGCGGTGCCCTCACGGGTGGGGTAATTGAGCAGGATGAAGTCGGCGTTCTTGCGCCGTGCCTTGAGGGCCGCGCGCTCGACCCCCGCGTGCGTCTCCATCGCAAAGCCGATCAGGACGCGCCCCGGACGCGCCGCCTGCCCTTCGCCCAAGCCCGCGAGGATGTCCGGGTTGGGGGTGAGGTGCACCGTCACGTCGCCGGGGGTCTTGGCTTCCTTTTCCCCTTTGGGCGCGGCGGCGCGGTAGTCGGCGACGGCGGCGGTCATCACGACGATGTCGGCCTCCTGCGCCTCCGGCACGATGGCTGACTGCATCTCCAGCGCCGACTCGACGCGCACGGTTCGCACGCCTTCAGGATCAACCAGGTTCACCGGCCCGGTCACGAGCACGACCTCAGCGCCCCGGCTGCGCGCTTCCTCGGCCACGGCGAAGCCCATCTTGCCGCTGCTCGGGTTGGAGATGAAGCGCACCGGATCGAGGTATTCACGCGTCGGCCCCGCCGAGACGACGACCTTCAGGCCGGCGAGGTCCTGGGGAGTGGACGGACACTGGACCTCACCGAGCAGCGAGAGCGCCCGCGCCGCGATTTCCTCGGGCTCGGCCATGCGCCCGATGCCCGAGCCCTCGCCGGGGGTGCCAAAAGGCCCCTGCTCCGGGCCGAGAAAGAGGTGGCCCCAGGCGCGCAGCCGCTCGGCGTTGGCCTGCACCGCAGGGTGCCGCCACATCCGTTCGTTCATGGCCGGCACCCACAGCACTTTTCCCTCGGCGCTCAGCAGCGTGGCGGCGGCGAGCGTGTCCGCGTGCCCCCCGGCGGCGGCGGCGAGGAGCTGGGCCGAGGCGCCGAGCACCACCGTCACCCGCGCGCGGGCGAGCGTGAGGTGCTGGGCCCGCGGCAGCGGCGCGAACCAGGTCTCGTCGGTGGCGACCTCGCTGTTGGCAGCGGCGGCGAGGCTGAGCGGCGTGACGAAGTGCAGCGCGGCGGGCGTGGCGATCACGGCGGTGCTCGCGCCGCCCTCGCGGATGCGGCGCAGGGCGGCGGGCGCCTTGACGGCGGCCACGCTGCCCCCCACGATCACGAGGACGTCTGGCGCCTGGGCGGGATCGGTCATGGGCCGCAGGATACCGGCCCCGGATGCGCGGTCCGGGCCGGAGGCAGACGGAATGCGTATAAGGCGCGTGGCGTGCTCTACACTGCCCCAAGCATGGATGCCAAAGTGATTGTTGTCACCTCAGGCAAGGGAGGGGTGGGCAAAACCACCGCCACGGCCAATATCGGCGCCGCCCTTGCCCGACTGGGTGAAAAAGTAGCCGTAATCGATGTGGACGTGGGCCTGCGGAACCTCGACGTGGTGATGGGCCTCGAGTCGCGCGTCGTGTTTGACCTGATCGACGTGCTCGAAGGCAAGTGCCGCATGAACCAGGCCCTGATCCGCGACAAGCGAGTCGAGAACCTCTACCTGCTGCCGGCCTCGCAGACCCGCGACAAGGACGCCCTCGACCCCGAGGTGTTCAAGGACGTGGTCCGGGGACTCGTGGAGGATGAGGGCTTCGACCGCATCCTGATCGACTCGCCCGCCGGGATCGAGTCGGGCTTTCGCACGGCGGCGGCCCCGGCGCAGGGCGCCCTGGTGGTCGTGAACCCGGAAGTGTCGAGCGTGCGTGACGCCGACCGCATCATCGGCCTGCTCGAAGCGCAGGAGATCAACGAGATCCGGCTGGTCGTCAACCGCCTGCGCCCCAAGATGGTGGCGAGCGGCAATATGCTCTCCATCGACGACATGATGGACATTCTCGGCGTCAAGCCCATCGGCATCATCCCCGAGGACGAGGGCATCATCGTGTCGACCAACGTCGGTGAGCCGGCGGTGCTCGGCAAGACGAAGGCGGGCGAGGCGTTCATGGCGACGGCGCAGCGCCTGCGCGGCCAGGACGTGCCTTTTCCGAAGCTGACGGAAGAAGAGCGTGGCATCTGGGCGGCGATTCGCCGGCTGTTCGGGGGGAGCGCCTGATGTTCGGCTGGTTTCGTGGACGCCGCACCAAGGAAACGCTCAAAGATCGCCTCGAACTCGTGCTCGCCTACGACCGCGCCAAGATCGCGCCCGGCAAGGTCGAGGCGCTGCGTAACGACCTGCTCGAAGTCGTGCAGCGCTATTTCCCTTCGGGCAACTCCAGGGTGGAAGTCGAGCAAGACGGCGACAAGGTGATGCTGATGGCGAGCATCTCGATCGATGAGGTCACCAGGCCGGGCGCCCAGGATCCCGAGGCGAACCCCGGGAAGGCCGCCGGCAAGCCCAAGTCGCGAGACTGATTGCTGCGGCGCCCAGGCACCCCCCTCCCCCCCACGCAGGGCGGGTTGGGGGGTGCCCCTTTTGCCGCGGCCTCGCCGCGTGGTCCACTCCCCTTTGGTTTTGTGGGCCGTCCTCATGAGTGCATGAAGTCGGTAAGAGTCGCTGTGGAAGACTGGAGAGAGCCGGGAGAAGGCGCGTTCCCCAGCGGACCCTCCTGATCAGGAGCGAGGCTGGTGGGCCCCTGGGTGAGCCGCTCCCCGGTCGGGCCGCGTCTCCGAGGCTGCTGCTCTGCTCTGTCCGACGCTCTTTTCCTCTCGCCGCTTTCTCCGAGGTTCTTGCCGAGATATGCCCGCTTCTCCTGCCCTGATTGATGCCGCTTTCGAGCTCACGCTGCGCGACCTGCTGAGGGTGCTCGCCCCGCACGCGACGCTGCTGGCGGACCTCGGCCCGCGGGTGGTGCGACTGCGCGCCGGCGAGGCCCTGGTCGACACCGGGGGCGACGACCTCGTGCCTCCCGACGAGTGGCTCGAGCAGGGTGAGCTCGCGTGGCTGACCCGCGACGGCGCGCTGCTCGGGCTGCTGTGGAACGAGCAGGGCGCCGTTCCCGCGAGCGCCGTCGAGATGCTCACGCTGCTGCTCGCCGCGACCCGCCGGGAGGGCGTGGGCCGCGAAGCCGACATGTTGATCACGCAGCTGCCCACGCCGACCGCGTGGCTGGGCGCCGATCTCACCTTCCGGCGGGTCAGCCGCACGTTTCTCGGAGCGTTCGGCCTGACGGAAGGCGAGGTGCTGGGCCGAACGGTCCAGAGTGTGTTTACCGAGCGCTTCCTGTGGCAGCGCCAGCTCGAGGCGGCGGCGGCAGGCCGGTCGGTGCAGCTGAGCGACGAGGCCTTCGTGCCGGGCAGCGTGGCTCCCTTGCCTCCCGAGCAGCCAGGCGAGACGCCGAGGTGGCTGCGTGGCGAGGCCAAGCCTTATTTTGGCGGCGCGGCGGCGGGGGTGCTATGGACCGTGCAGGACGTGACCGGGGAGCACGTCCGCCGCGCCGAGGTCGAGGCGCTGCTCGGCACCGAGTTGCCGCTCGCGCTGCTCACGCCCATGGGGACCGTCACGGCCGCGAGCCGTGGCCTGAGCGCCCTGCTCGGTGAGGGGGGCGAGGGCGGCGGGTCTGGCGGCGTGGGTGGGAGCCCGGCCGCGGGAAGCGCTGGCCCCGGCCACCCGGGCACGCCGCTGCACAGCTGGAGCTGTTTTGCGCCGGAAGGAGCGCGGACCATGCAAGACCTCGTCGATCAGGCGCTCGCCGGACGCCGCGCGAGTGCGGAGGTGGCGCTCGCGCGTGGGGGCGGGTTGCGGCTCACGGCGCGCCCGGTCGCGGGAGGTGCGCGCGGGCTGCTGATCGAGGGGGTCGCTTCGGAGGCCGGGGGGCCAGAGCAGGGCCCGACCGCCTCCCAACTGCTGCGCCTGAGCGAGGCGGCCACCGTCCTCCTCGACCATCAGGGCCGGATTCAGCATGTGAGCGAGCAGGTCGCGCATCTGCTGGGCATCGACGTGACGCCGCTGACCGGCCTGCTCCTCGCGCGCGCCGCGCAGCAGCTCGGATTGCGGCTCCATACCCCCTCGGGCCGGGCCCTGGAGGTACCGGAACTGCGCACCCTGGAGCCGCCGGCGGAGCGCGAGGTGCTGCTGCTGCTGCCGGGGGGCGTGAGCCGGCAACTGGGCGTCCGGCTGAGCAGCGTCGAGCCGTCGGGAGGTCGCAAGGCGGGCATGCTCCTGACCCTGCGCGACGTGACGGCGCTGCGCCGCACGCAGGCCAAGTTGCGTCACGACGCGTCGCACGACGCCCTGACCGGGCTTCTCAACCGCCCCGGCCTGCGCGCGGCGCTTGGACCGCTGGATGCCGGCCAGACGGGGGACGCGCTGGCCGCAGGCGGAACGGTGGTCGGGCTCGATATCGACGGTTTCGGAGCGCTCAACGCGGCGCTGGGGCGCACGGCGGGAGACCTGCTGCTTATTCAGGTGGCGGCGCGCCTCAATGATCTCGCCACGCAGGAAGGTGGGCGGGCAGCGCGGCTCGCCGACGATACGTTCGCCCTCTATCTGCCCGGGCTCGGCGCCGAGATCGGAGCGCAGAAGGTGCAGGCGGCGCTGCGCGAACCGCTGCGGGCGGGCAAGCGGGTGGTGCCGGTGACCTTCGCGCTCGGAGCGGCGGCGCTCAGCGGGCCGGCGCCTGATTTCGCCCTCGCCGACGCCGAAGTCGCGCTGCAACACGCCAAGCGTCAGGGCCGGGGCTGCGTCAAGGTGTTTGAGCCCGGGCTGCGCGACGAGGAGGCCGAGAGCTTCAAACTCGAAGAGGGGCTGCGCGCGGTTCTCGCGGGCGAGCGCCAGGCCGAGCAGTTCTCGCTGCTCTACCAGCCCGCGGTGAGCCTGAAAGATGGCCGGGTGCTGGGCGCCGAGGCGCTGCTGCGCTGGACCCACCCCGAGCTCGGTAACGTTTCGCCCGCCCGCTTCTTGCCGATCGCCAGCCGCTCGGACCTGATCACCGCCATCGGCGAGTGGGTCGTGCGTGAGGCGGGGCGGGGGCGCGCGCAGGTCCGCGAGGCCACCCGGCAGCGCGACTGGCGCACCAGCGTCAACCTTAGCCTGGAAGAACTGCGGCGTGAGGGCGCGCTCGAACGGCTGCTGCCGCTCACCACGCGCGGCGGAGCCCTCGACGTGGAGGTCAGCGCCGGGAGCCTGATCGACCACAGCGCCGAGACGCTCGGGCTGCTCGAGGGCCTGCGCGCGCGCGGTGCCCGGCTGCTCGTGGACGATTTCGGCGACGGCGCGAGCAGCCTCACCGCCCTGACCCGCTTTCCCCTCAGCGGCGTCAAGCTTCACCCGACGCTGACCGCGCGGTTGCCGGGCGATCCAAAGTCCCTGACGCTCGTGCAGGGCACAGTCGACCTCGCGCACAGCCTGGGCCTCTCGGTGACGGCCGTGGGGGTCGAGACCTACGCGCAGCTTGATGTCCTGCGCGATCTGGGCTGCGACGCGGCGCAGGGGTACGCGCTCACGCCGCCGCTGAGCGCGGGGGACCTGATTCAGTGGCTGCGCAGCCGCTGACGCTGGCCTATCACCCGCAGGATGCGCGCCTCGATGTCCTGGACCGAGTGCCGGGCGGCGGCGGCGCTTTCCATGCCGGCGGCGTGCACGTACATGGTGTCGCGCTCAGGCGAGAACCCCAGCGTCACGGTGCCGGGCATCAGGCCGGTCATGGCGGCGAGCAGGGTCAGGGCGCCCTCGCCGCGTAGCCGCAGCGGCACCGACACGATCATGGGATTGAGCGCTGGGGTCGGCTGGGCGCGCAGGGCGAGCCGGGCCATCTGCACGTTGGCGACCGCCAAGGCCCAGAAGAAAAAAGCCGCCAGCCCGAGCGCCCCGAGCACAGTGCGGATGTAAGGCGCGCTGCCCAGGCCACGCCGAAAGAGCCACAGCACCGCGAAGCCGATCAAGAAGCCCAGACTCAGGCTGCGCAGGCTGACCTCGCCCAGAAACAGCGCCCAGACGAGCGCCAGAATCAGATTGAGGGCAAAACCATTCATCCTCCTGATCTTATCCGGTTGCGACTGCAGATTTGGGCCTCCGGGGAAGGCAGCCGACGCCCCATTCCCATTGAGGGGGGCCCAGTGACTCGCGGCTTGGCGCGGGAATACAGCTTTTCTTTCTCTGGTTCGCACCCTGTGGTCTGAGCCCGCCTCAGCGGCTTTCCCGTGGTCAGGGGGGCGGGGCGGGCCCAGAGCAGTGCCCTACACTGGCCGGCATATGCTGCTTTACGGAAGAAACCCGGTGATCGAGGCGCTGCAAGGCGGGCGCGTCAGCGAGCTGCTGCTCGCCCGCGGGGTCGAGGACGCCTTCGCCGAGCAGGTGCAGTCCCTGGCGCGGGAGGCCGGGGTGCGGGTGCGCTGGTCGCCGCGCATCGAGCTTGATCAGCTCGCGGGGACCACGCAGCACCAGGGCGTGCTCGCGGAGGTCGAAGACCTCGCCTGGGCCACGGTCGACGACATCCTCGACCGGGCCGAGGCGCGCGGTGAGGCCCTCCTGATCGTCTTGCTCGACGGGGTGACCGACCCGCGCAACTTCGGCGCGATCATCCGCTCGGCGGAGGTGCTCGGCGCGCACGGCGTGGTCGTGGAGGAACGCCGCTCGGCGCCGCTCTCGCCCGTCGTCGCCAAGACCGCCGCCGGCGCCACCGCGCACCTGCCGGTGGCCCAGACGAAGAACCTGCCCCGGCTGATCGACGCCCTGAAAAAAGAAGGCGTGTGGATCTATGGAGCGGCGGGTGAGGCCGCGCAGGACGTGTCGCGCACCGACTTTTCGGGCCGCGCCGCCCTGGTGATCGGCGCCGAGGGCGAGGGCATGCGCCGGCTGGTACGCGAGAAATGCGACGTGCTCGTGAGCATTCCCGTGCGCGGAGAAATCCAGAGCCTCAACGCCTCAGTCGCCGCCGGCATCCTGCTGTACGAGGCCACCCGCAGCCGGGGGAAAAAAACGTGAATCGGCGGGTCGAGCGCCTCCAGAACGAGCAGCTGACGCTCGACCTCCTCCCTGACCTCGGCGCGAGCGTCCTGAACCTGCGGGCCGCGTCGGGTCTGCCGGTGCTGCGCCCGGTCGAGCTCGCTGAGGTGGAGACGAGCAGCCAGTGCGCCTGCTTCACGCTGCTGCCCTTTTCCAACCGCATCCGTGACGCGCGCTTCACCTTTCAGGGGCAGGAAGTGCAGCTGCGCGTGACCACCGGGGATGGCCTGACCCAGCACGGCGACGTACGCAACCGGCCCTGGCAGGTCACGCGGCCCGCCGGGAATCGCCTGCGCTGCGACTTCGACAGCCGCGCGTACCCGGACCTGAACTGGCCGTGGGCTTTTACCGCCCGCGCCGAGTACATCCTGCACGGCCCGCACCTCGACGTGAGCGTGATCCTCACCAACGCCGACACCCGCCAGATGCCCGCCGGCCTCGGCCTGCATCCCTATTTCGCGCGGCGCTGGAACGGGGTGGACCCCCTCCTGAGCTTCGACGCGCCGCTTACCTACGACACCGACGAGCGCCAGCTTCCGCTTGGGCCGGCCCGCGAGGTGACGCCCGACGAGGATTTCCGCCGCCCTGTCCCCATAGGCGAGCGCCAGATCGACCGGACCTTCACCGCCTGGGACGGCGTCGCGCGGCTCGACTGGGGAACGCGGGCGCTGGTGCTCACTGCCGACAACGTGTTTTCCCACCTCGTCGTGTTCACGGCCCCTGACGGCAGCCTCGCACTGGAGCCGGTCAGCCACGTCACCGACGCCTTCAATCTCGCCGCGCGGGGTGTGAGCGGCACCGACGCGCGGACCCTGATTCCTGGACAGAGCCTCGCGGGAACCATGCGCCTGACCCTGGAGGGCGCCTGGAGCACGTCCGCTCCATAACGGGGGGCAGC
Proteins encoded:
- the minE gene encoding cell division topological specificity factor MinE encodes the protein MFGWFRGRRTKETLKDRLELVLAYDRAKIAPGKVEALRNDLLEVVQRYFPSGNSRVEVEQDGDKVMLMASISIDEVTRPGAQDPEANPGKAAGKPKSRD
- a CDS encoding aldose 1-epimerase — its product is MNRRVERLQNEQLTLDLLPDLGASVLNLRAASGLPVLRPVELAEVETSSQCACFTLLPFSNRIRDARFTFQGQEVQLRVTTGDGLTQHGDVRNRPWQVTRPAGNRLRCDFDSRAYPDLNWPWAFTARAEYILHGPHLDVSVILTNADTRQMPAGLGLHPYFARRWNGVDPLLSFDAPLTYDTDERQLPLGPAREVTPDEDFRRPVPIGERQIDRTFTAWDGVARLDWGTRALVLTADNVFSHLVVFTAPDGSLALEPVSHVTDAFNLAARGVSGTDARTLIPGQSLAGTMRLTLEGAWSTSAP
- a CDS encoding GAF domain-containing sensor histidine kinase; its protein translation is MTNATRPVRPAAPPPAPRDVRLSDRVRIVRNVLPPLIVLVVVGIELLIFQLRDTRAELIAHLVFYSLVGPAVTFFSVEWIAQGTRAREQAERELRELYGELSTSNGQLRAVQALMRDLAEASDLAELVEVAARGAVRVTGATHSTLTVPGGLSASARGETLLAAPSADLSALKVPVPGGGALALHFAAPPSDETQALAQALAAEIANGVEAARQRTLDLVTLFSVDQSIRAERNMRRLLSRITRNMAERLRADARAAYLSDQDGVLRLEYAQDFAGREETGGSPAPAFAGRVAESGKPLLATGEEARGVFPQAASVLGLPMRDESGSVGVLVIGDARPDAFEGAPVPLLAFMAGQATLAVRNARAYLYSEELAISDERARIAREIHDGVAQSLAFAALKLDLVTRQLRADPDRAEAEVRDASALLREQIREVRRSIFALRPVDLERYGLQETIRRYVADFGEQNGVRTTLDLSGSIHLSPGDEAALFRILQESLNNVAKHARAREVGVTLRGTELPGPATGRVTLRVQDDGVGFDPEAVSGRVSSAGGLGLTQMRERLEARGGGYRLFSAPGQGTVVEAELPQL
- the coaBC gene encoding bifunctional phosphopantothenoylcysteine decarboxylase/phosphopantothenate--cysteine ligase CoaBC, with the protein product MTDPAQAPDVLVIVGGSVAAVKAPAALRRIREGGASTAVIATPAALHFVTPLSLAAAANSEVATDETWFAPLPRAQHLTLARARVTVVLGASAQLLAAAAGGHADTLAAATLLSAEGKVLWVPAMNERMWRHPAVQANAERLRAWGHLFLGPEQGPFGTPGEGSGIGRMAEPEEIAARALSLLGEVQCPSTPQDLAGLKVVVSAGPTREYLDPVRFISNPSSGKMGFAVAEEARSRGAEVVLVTGPVNLVDPEGVRTVRVESALEMQSAIVPEAQEADIVVMTAAVADYRAAAPKGEKEAKTPGDVTVHLTPNPDILAGLGEGQAARPGRVLIGFAMETHAGVERAALKARRKNADFILLNYPTREGTAFGGDDNQVTLVRPDGSFEDWPRLSKREVARRLLGEAVRVRKVQTSSDG
- a CDS encoding EAL domain-containing protein, with the protein product MPASPALIDAAFELTLRDLLRVLAPHATLLADLGPRVVRLRAGEALVDTGGDDLVPPDEWLEQGELAWLTRDGALLGLLWNEQGAVPASAVEMLTLLLAATRREGVGREADMLITQLPTPTAWLGADLTFRRVSRTFLGAFGLTEGEVLGRTVQSVFTERFLWQRQLEAAAAGRSVQLSDEAFVPGSVAPLPPEQPGETPRWLRGEAKPYFGGAAAGVLWTVQDVTGEHVRRAEVEALLGTELPLALLTPMGTVTAASRGLSALLGEGGEGGGSGGVGGSPAAGSAGPGHPGTPLHSWSCFAPEGARTMQDLVDQALAGRRASAEVALARGGGLRLTARPVAGGARGLLIEGVASEAGGPEQGPTASQLLRLSEAATVLLDHQGRIQHVSEQVAHLLGIDVTPLTGLLLARAAQQLGLRLHTPSGRALEVPELRTLEPPAEREVLLLLPGGVSRQLGVRLSSVEPSGGRKAGMLLTLRDVTALRRTQAKLRHDASHDALTGLLNRPGLRAALGPLDAGQTGDALAAGGTVVGLDIDGFGALNAALGRTAGDLLLIQVAARLNDLATQEGGRAARLADDTFALYLPGLGAEIGAQKVQAALREPLRAGKRVVPVTFALGAAALSGPAPDFALADAEVALQHAKRQGRGCVKVFEPGLRDEEAESFKLEEGLRAVLAGERQAEQFSLLYQPAVSLKDGRVLGAEALLRWTHPELGNVSPARFLPIASRSDLITAIGEWVVREAGRGRAQVREATRQRDWRTSVNLSLEELRREGALERLLPLTTRGGALDVEVSAGSLIDHSAETLGLLEGLRARGARLLVDDFGDGASSLTALTRFPLSGVKLHPTLTARLPGDPKSLTLVQGTVDLAHSLGLSVTAVGVETYAQLDVLRDLGCDAAQGYALTPPLSAGDLIQWLRSR
- the rlmB gene encoding 23S rRNA (guanosine(2251)-2'-O)-methyltransferase RlmB; the protein is MLLYGRNPVIEALQGGRVSELLLARGVEDAFAEQVQSLAREAGVRVRWSPRIELDQLAGTTQHQGVLAEVEDLAWATVDDILDRAEARGEALLIVLLDGVTDPRNFGAIIRSAEVLGAHGVVVEERRSAPLSPVVAKTAAGATAHLPVAQTKNLPRLIDALKKEGVWIYGAAGEAAQDVSRTDFSGRAALVIGAEGEGMRRLVREKCDVLVSIPVRGEIQSLNASVAAGILLYEATRSRGKKT
- a CDS encoding Na+/H+ antiporter subunit E; the encoded protein is MNGFALNLILALVWALFLGEVSLRSLSLGFLIGFAVLWLFRRGLGSAPYIRTVLGALGLAAFFFWALAVANVQMARLALRAQPTPALNPMIVSVPLRLRGEGALTLLAAMTGLMPGTVTLGFSPERDTMYVHAAGMESAAAARHSVQDIEARILRVIGQRQRLRSH
- the minD gene encoding septum site-determining protein MinD produces the protein MDAKVIVVTSGKGGVGKTTATANIGAALARLGEKVAVIDVDVGLRNLDVVMGLESRVVFDLIDVLEGKCRMNQALIRDKRVENLYLLPASQTRDKDALDPEVFKDVVRGLVEDEGFDRILIDSPAGIESGFRTAAAPAQGALVVVNPEVSSVRDADRIIGLLEAQEINEIRLVVNRLRPKMVASGNMLSIDDMMDILGVKPIGIIPEDEGIIVSTNVGEPAVLGKTKAGEAFMATAQRLRGQDVPFPKLTEEERGIWAAIRRLFGGSA